One genomic region from Hoeflea algicola encodes:
- a CDS encoding beta-galactosidase, translated as MNRCLGVCYYPEHWPENQWAEDASRMAELGLTYVRIGEFAWSRLEPQRGLYDFDWLKRAIDTLHNAGLKVVLGTPTATPPKWLVDEMPDMLPVGADGTRRGFGSRRHYDFSHDGYLEECKRITLALAKAFGAHPGVLAWQTDNEYDCHNTTLSYSPAAREGFQAWLQRKYQSPEALNRAWGNVFWSMEIADFSQIELPNLTVTEANPAHVMDFRRYASDMVVRFNKAQADIIRTYSPGRDVIHNFMGRTLTFEHFAVGADLDISSWDSYPLGFLEDRSDRGDAWKRKFARAGDPDFQAFHHDLYRATSKGRWWVMEQQPGPVNWAPHNPAPRDGMVRLWSWEAFAHGAETVSYFRWRQAPFAQEQMHAGLLRPDSVEAEGFAEAAQVAAEIKTLNAELSANAGKADVAIVFDYASAWAWEIQPQGREFDYFRLVFDIYRSMRKLGLSVDFVPASAADLVGYKLVSIPGLFAWNEELVEAIRCHDGVVLIGPRSGSKTADFTIPENLPPSLPTDIIDVTVSRVESLRADMPVAAREGGGFQFWREFLQPGPGTEVIATTEDGVAAWVANGTRHYLGGWPDEDLMAHILTRLAGHSGIAVTTLPDGVRLRRHGAHVFAFNYGNDSFDLASIGWNDTPLMGELTLAPSGVAVMPASGIKAT; from the coding sequence ATGAACCGTTGCCTCGGCGTCTGCTACTACCCTGAACACTGGCCCGAAAACCAATGGGCCGAGGATGCATCGCGGATGGCGGAGCTTGGACTGACCTATGTGCGGATTGGCGAATTTGCCTGGTCACGGCTTGAACCGCAGCGCGGACTTTACGATTTTGACTGGCTGAAACGGGCGATCGACACCCTCCACAATGCAGGACTGAAGGTGGTACTCGGCACGCCGACGGCGACGCCGCCGAAATGGCTGGTGGATGAGATGCCCGACATGCTGCCGGTGGGCGCAGACGGGACGAGGCGCGGGTTCGGCTCGCGCCGGCACTATGATTTTTCCCATGACGGCTATCTTGAGGAATGCAAACGCATCACTCTGGCGCTGGCCAAGGCGTTTGGCGCCCATCCCGGCGTCCTCGCCTGGCAAACCGACAACGAATATGACTGCCACAACACCACGCTGTCCTACTCGCCCGCAGCGCGCGAAGGCTTCCAGGCCTGGCTGCAACGCAAGTACCAGTCGCCCGAGGCTCTCAACCGAGCCTGGGGCAATGTCTTCTGGTCAATGGAAATTGCCGATTTTTCACAAATCGAGCTGCCCAACCTGACCGTGACCGAGGCCAACCCGGCGCATGTGATGGATTTCCGCCGCTACGCCTCGGACATGGTGGTGCGCTTCAACAAGGCGCAGGCCGACATCATCCGCACCTATTCCCCCGGGCGCGACGTGATTCACAATTTCATGGGCCGGACGCTGACTTTCGAACATTTTGCTGTGGGCGCAGATCTGGATATCTCGAGCTGGGATTCCTATCCGCTGGGCTTTCTCGAGGACCGGTCGGACCGTGGCGACGCCTGGAAGCGAAAATTCGCCCGCGCCGGCGACCCCGATTTCCAAGCCTTTCACCATGATCTTTACCGCGCCACTTCAAAAGGCCGCTGGTGGGTGATGGAACAGCAGCCCGGCCCGGTGAACTGGGCGCCGCACAACCCCGCGCCGCGCGATGGCATGGTGCGGCTATGGAGTTGGGAAGCGTTTGCACACGGTGCCGAAACGGTGAGCTATTTCCGCTGGCGCCAGGCGCCATTTGCCCAGGAACAGATGCATGCGGGGCTGTTGCGCCCCGATTCAGTCGAGGCCGAGGGCTTTGCCGAAGCCGCCCAGGTGGCAGCCGAGATCAAAACTCTCAACGCCGAACTAAGCGCGAATGCCGGCAAGGCGGATGTGGCAATCGTGTTTGATTATGCTTCCGCCTGGGCCTGGGAAATCCAGCCGCAAGGCCGCGAGTTCGACTATTTCCGGCTGGTGTTCGACATCTACCGGTCAATGCGCAAGCTCGGCCTGTCGGTTGATTTCGTACCTGCGAGCGCGGCCGATCTCGTGGGCTACAAGTTGGTCTCGATTCCAGGCCTGTTTGCCTGGAATGAGGAACTTGTCGAAGCGATCCGCTGCCATGACGGGGTGGTGCTGATTGGCCCGCGATCGGGATCGAAGACGGCTGATTTCACCATCCCCGAGAACCTGCCGCCATCACTGCCGACGGACATCATCGATGTCACCGTCAGCCGCGTGGAATCGCTGCGTGCGGACATGCCGGTGGCAGCCAGAGAAGGCGGCGGCTTCCAGTTCTGGCGTGAATTCTTGCAACCCGGTCCGGGAACCGAGGTGATCGCGACCACTGAGGACGGCGTGGCCGCTTGGGTTGCCAATGGAACAAGGCATTATCTTGGCGGCTGGCCCGACGAGGATTTGATGGCCCATATCCTCACCCGCCTTGCCGGCCACTCAGGAATTGCCGTCACGACCTTGCCGGACGGGGTAAGGTTGCGCCGCCATGGCGCGCATGTGTTTGCCTTCAACTATGGCAATGACAGTTTTGATCTGGCCTCGATCGGTTGGAATGACACACCGCTGATGGGTGAACTGACGCTGGCGCCATCGGGCGTCGCGGTGATGCCGGCCTCGGGCATCAAGGCAACGTGA
- a CDS encoding SMP-30/gluconolactonase/LRE family protein encodes MLGEGPTYDQHTGTAWWFDILGRKLFEADIETGVVKSHQLPQMASVLARVDDDRQIIATETGLHLRQVKTGALELVTPIEANSPDTRSNDGRVHPCGALWVGTMGISAEPGAGAIYHVARGVVSVLFDKISIPNAICFSPDGAIAYFTDTAINKLMRVDIDPETALPLGEPRVFFDHSDGDGGLDGAVCDADGVIWNARWGAGCVDAYSPEGKRIKTLAVPATQTSCPAFVGANADRLLVTSAREGMSTEQLDNDPKAGMTFVLDHPVKGRFEPAYLL; translated from the coding sequence ATGCTTGGCGAGGGTCCTACCTATGACCAGCACACCGGGACTGCCTGGTGGTTTGATATTCTCGGCCGGAAACTGTTCGAGGCTGATATAGAGACCGGCGTTGTGAAAAGCCATCAGTTGCCACAGATGGCGAGCGTGCTGGCGCGGGTCGACGACGACCGGCAGATCATCGCCACGGAAACCGGGCTGCACCTGCGTCAGGTCAAGACCGGCGCGCTGGAACTGGTCACGCCGATCGAGGCCAATTCGCCCGACACCCGCTCCAATGATGGCCGGGTGCACCCTTGCGGCGCGCTCTGGGTCGGGACCATGGGCATTTCTGCCGAACCTGGCGCCGGGGCGATCTACCATGTCGCGCGCGGCGTCGTGAGCGTGCTGTTTGACAAGATCTCGATCCCCAACGCGATCTGCTTTTCGCCCGATGGCGCGATCGCCTATTTCACCGACACGGCAATCAACAAGCTGATGCGGGTGGACATAGATCCCGAGACTGCGCTGCCTCTTGGAGAGCCACGCGTGTTTTTCGACCATTCGGATGGTGACGGCGGGCTTGATGGCGCCGTGTGCGATGCCGACGGCGTGATCTGGAACGCGCGCTGGGGCGCAGGGTGCGTGGATGCCTATTCGCCCGAGGGAAAACGGATCAAGACGCTGGCGGTACCGGCAACCCAGACCAGTTGCCCGGCCTTTGTCGGCGCCAATGCTGATCGCTTGCTGGTAACCTCAGCACGGGAAGGCATGTCCACCGAGCAGTTGGACAATGACCCGAAAGCCGGGATGACGTTCGTCCTCGACCACCCTGTCAAAGGCCGGTTCGAGCCGGCTTACCTGCTTTAA
- a CDS encoding 2-dehydro-3-deoxy-6-phosphogalactonate aldolase, whose product MKRSLVAILRGIKPSETIEIVDGLIDCGFTAIEIPLNSPDPFNSIEMAAKRAPADVLIGAGTVLKVADVDRLHDVGGQLMVSPNVEPEVIRRAASRGMVTMPGVFTPSEALAACAAGASALKFFPASVLGPSGINAISAILPKDVPVGAVGGVSNGDFAAYAKIGVRTFGLGSSLYKAGMVASEVLQRGAEAIAAYDALAEQGL is encoded by the coding sequence ATGAAACGCAGTCTTGTGGCGATCCTGCGCGGTATCAAGCCTTCCGAGACCATCGAGATCGTTGACGGTCTGATTGACTGCGGGTTTACCGCCATCGAGATTCCGCTGAATTCGCCGGACCCGTTCAACTCGATCGAGATGGCGGCCAAGCGTGCCCCGGCCGATGTGCTGATTGGCGCAGGCACGGTGCTGAAGGTGGCTGATGTCGACCGGCTCCATGACGTCGGCGGCCAATTGATGGTCAGCCCCAATGTCGAGCCCGAGGTAATCCGTCGTGCCGCATCGCGCGGGATGGTGACCATGCCCGGCGTGTTTACGCCAAGCGAAGCGCTTGCCGCCTGCGCTGCCGGTGCTTCGGCGCTGAAATTCTTTCCCGCCAGCGTGCTCGGCCCATCGGGCATCAACGCGATATCGGCGATCCTGCCGAAAGACGTTCCCGTCGGTGCTGTCGGCGGGGTTTCAAACGGCGATTTCGCGGCCTATGCCAAGATCGGCGTCCGCACCTTTGGACTCGGTTCGAGCCTCTACAAGGCCGGCATGGTTGCAAGCGAGGTGCTGCAGCGCGGCGCGGAAGCAATTGCCGCGTATGACGCACTTGCGGAGCAAGGACTGTGA
- a CDS encoding 2-dehydro-3-deoxygalactonokinase, which translates to MSVPSAVVAVDWGTSSFRLWLLSAGGTVLAEHRSHEGMSEVAGRGFETVLEGHLATLSAPRELPAIICGMAGSRQGWVEAGYLDIPANVTGIGQNATRVPGVAREIAIIPGLAVRSTDEPDVMRGEETQLLGAYLEMPGGARYCMPGTHSKWVSMDGPIVTGFETYMTGELFSAINDNTILAHSTGGAGPVDAQDPAFLTGVRDGWARPEKTTHHLFSLRAGQLLHATEAGCNRARLSGLLIGTELAGAGIRGGEQVGLVASGLLQRLYHAALSECGAKLRDIDADMAVRRGLMEAWRSYSATTGDRKRA; encoded by the coding sequence GTGAGTGTCCCCTCCGCCGTTGTCGCCGTCGACTGGGGCACATCGAGCTTCCGGCTCTGGTTGCTATCGGCAGGCGGAACGGTGTTGGCCGAACACCGGAGCCATGAAGGCATGAGCGAAGTCGCCGGGCGCGGCTTTGAGACCGTGTTGGAAGGCCATCTGGCGACATTATCGGCACCGCGGGAATTGCCGGCCATCATCTGCGGCATGGCCGGATCCCGCCAGGGATGGGTAGAAGCGGGTTATCTTGACATTCCCGCCAATGTCACCGGCATCGGCCAGAACGCAACCAGGGTTCCCGGTGTGGCGCGCGAAATTGCCATCATTCCGGGCCTTGCGGTCCGTTCAACCGATGAGCCCGACGTGATGCGCGGCGAGGAAACCCAATTGCTCGGAGCCTATCTGGAAATGCCGGGCGGCGCGCGCTATTGCATGCCGGGAACCCATTCAAAATGGGTATCCATGGATGGCCCGATTGTCACCGGTTTTGAAACCTACATGACCGGCGAACTGTTTTCCGCCATCAACGACAACACCATTCTGGCTCATTCGACCGGCGGTGCCGGCCCGGTGGATGCGCAGGATCCGGCTTTTCTGACAGGTGTTCGGGACGGCTGGGCACGGCCCGAAAAAACCACCCATCATCTGTTTTCGCTTCGTGCCGGACAATTGCTGCACGCCACTGAGGCGGGCTGTAACCGGGCGCGGCTTTCAGGCTTGCTGATTGGCACTGAACTCGCCGGCGCCGGCATTCGCGGCGGCGAGCAGGTCGGCCTGGTGGCAAGCGGATTGTTGCAAAGACTATATCACGCGGCCCTGTCGGAATGCGGTGCAAAACTCCGCGACATTGATGCAGACATGGCGGTCAGGCGCGGTTTGATGGAAGCCTGGCGCAGCTATTCGGCCACAACAGGAGATCGCAAACGCGCATGA
- a CDS encoding SDR family NAD(P)-dependent oxidoreductase, with product MSTHPRYPDLVDAAVLITGGGTGIGAALTEGFVDQGAKVAFIDIAQAASEALALRLAENARHAPLFIHADLTDLDAIKRAAEQAEQAHGPATVLVNNAAFDDRHELLDMSGEYWDNNQAINLRPVAFAAKAVAPGMIAAGRGTIINFTSTSYMLNIGAMPSYTAAKAGIVGLTKGLAGRLGPDGIRVNAIAPGWVMTERQKKLWVTDEGLAAMIDRQCLKRPIEPEDMVGPCLFLASSAAAMITAQVLIADGGMM from the coding sequence ATGAGTACACATCCCAGATACCCAGATCTTGTCGACGCGGCGGTGCTGATCACCGGCGGCGGCACCGGCATCGGTGCTGCATTGACGGAAGGTTTCGTCGATCAGGGCGCGAAGGTGGCCTTCATTGACATCGCCCAAGCAGCAAGCGAGGCGCTGGCGCTGAGACTGGCTGAGAATGCGCGCCATGCGCCGTTGTTCATCCATGCCGACCTGACCGATCTTGACGCCATCAAGCGCGCTGCGGAACAAGCCGAACAGGCCCATGGCCCGGCCACGGTTCTGGTCAACAACGCCGCCTTCGACGACCGGCATGAACTGCTCGACATGAGCGGCGAGTATTGGGACAACAATCAGGCCATCAATTTGCGGCCGGTCGCCTTCGCCGCCAAGGCAGTAGCCCCGGGGATGATTGCCGCCGGCCGTGGCACAATCATCAATTTCACATCGACATCCTACATGCTCAACATTGGCGCGATGCCCTCCTACACGGCCGCCAAGGCCGGTATTGTCGGCTTGACCAAGGGACTTGCCGGGCGGCTTGGCCCCGATGGCATCCGCGTCAACGCGATTGCACCGGGATGGGTGATGACCGAGCGGCAGAAGAAACTCTGGGTGACCGATGAGGGGCTTGCGGCGATGATTGACCGGCAATGCCTCAAACGCCCGATCGAACCTGAAGACATGGTCGGGCCGTGTCTGTTTCTGGCGTCCAGTGCCGCCGCCATGATCACCGCGCAGGTGCTGATTGCTGACGGAGGCATGATGTGA